The following coding sequences are from one Mastomys coucha isolate ucsf_1 unplaced genomic scaffold, UCSF_Mcou_1 pScaffold9, whole genome shotgun sequence window:
- the Akap11 gene encoding A-kinase anchor protein 11 isoform X2, which translates to MAAFQPLRSSHVKNKASVRKSFSEDVFQSVKSLLQSEKELCSVSGGESLTQDEHAQLTEVTFLGFNEETDAAHMQDLAAVSLELPDLLNSLHFCSLSENEIICMKDTNKSSDVSSSPLNQSHHSGMLCVMRVSPTLPGLRIDFIFSLLSKYAAGIRHTLDMHLHQKHHLETTDEDDDDTNQSVSSIEDDFVTAFEQLEEEENAKLCNDEINIATLRSRCDAASQTTSGHHLESHDFKVLVSYGSPKSLAKPSSSVNVLGRKEMASVKTSVTTSISEPWTQRSLYRSPSASDKGKDTQEAFFPSSPVHSSDSECSSPSPVIFLDEEGYQKSLKAKLELPEIPVTKDDVEDSDSEVSEFFDSFDQFDELEQTLDTYLFMEDPVIGKSSQKTGHKYEKSCMNPQKFKFECPALPANVRKPTPRRPESPYGHLCDAPDSPRPVMAAEDSGLFSPIRTSAFSPPGSCTPAECFCQTDTSENRSHENYCTYEDYANTLSCEVLGSVLHTQHANTISDLNSIKGGRNNTVTFKHGDSDQKSKCRKSSVITDSVQKFAADLVGKSLGSAFKDLQKGVSSCTNALCHLAVKLTSSVFQMAFNELRRQCAFSLKERAIGSLASLLVSEALSNALKDLQYVKKQMFTNTVARFAADLAEELVFEGIMEVCQFSCPQTPASSQCQSFDFEDKVVKSYAKDLSESVIQEAFIELSQTDVTFTTKAAVNVSMGNVKYVSAESVVSPTQTFTFSSSFSSQAVMMTKPMQEHKKEYTVQQALFCTSGIVTSIPVPLAGSALLPYHMSSTLYQSKSLSSEHSKANGGSSQEHIAIESGAEEVDCLRNTCLPSELNPCNQNDFRPTKGDSDMQSPSKLMSDPVIISNFSAAMVHTIVNETLESMASFKATNTVDTIRGKACPLSLCDHAAPQQNKTSRKDMFAEQLSRTIIKHSLDKSKSVLPNREKKAGSKEHMLALGEGSQLTLGETPRFLDFSDNSPHRSLLVGNYCVPGCKDSMGFGFSLETLPPCSMMTGQNSDSKEVVKDKAVTRHNLKNTALEPLSFVQESSFRHSQTLSSAVLTCVDSLHVEDKQKIRDRNVIPDTPPSTPLVPSQTSSEWDIKKLTKQLKGELAKEFAPATPPSTPHNSSVGSLSENEQTTIEKEEFMLKLMRSLSEEVESSEGEEHPEMDVKSEYSGKKVQFAEAFATHIISLATEVAASHLGHEIPQEFKIPSPHLNGLSQRNVLPALSHSDENIQTCTFASDMAADVIAEAEKIANARSCMLFRHERNICDRGKAEEKLDVEDVAYPREVDSCVLSVPGCMPGLTYKYPSCESVTDEYAGHVIQVLQQEGGNGELIMDQYASRLAYRSVRAGVQEAAKTVKMKYSSKLFPPHSSHGKINKEPLVFSSKEHHQAVDRQRKRNGSHLCKYQMCEKTQDPCRNELSELYSFSASLASSITRDVKKQLTAPKVDLPKSSTNGCLFEKSECVDSSESVTGPEFSKSCQPLQNNGFCQNTGSLSVYSCGENAQAVEQYARKVVGDTLEQSLGPAVFHNSETTTSADRITYAEKLSPLINEACRYCDLKEFHGCTRNSAQLFPKQSPCASAKPSSHSKLSSIRQKSRIFHLDVPQIHVNLDRRAVLAEKIVAEAIEKAERELSNTSLAADSGIGQDGISFAESLTTEIMTTAVTNAGHAVSSSKELEDLQSTESFGSQQMNLSVGEDSTGSWSNLSFEDDHQDESSSFHHLSESNGNSSSWSSLGLEGDLYEDNLSFPTSDSDGPDDGDDEREDGEEDLQQNGKSLLIMNIDMEPGAVDPQLRVVLQWLIASEAEVAELYFQDSAKKEFILLSKQLQEKGRKVGDVLQAVIKYYQVLERPSGEGRCKPLFDWLLENA; encoded by the exons ATGGCGGCTTTCCAGCCTCTCAGAAGTAGTCACGTGAAGAATAAAGCATCTGTCCGAAAA AGCTTCAGTGAAGATGTGTTTCAGTCTGTAAAGTCTTTATTACAGAGTGAGAAGGAGCTATGCAGTGTATCAGGAGGAGAGAGTTTAACCCAGGATGAGCACGCCCAGTTAACTGAG gtcACATTTCTGGGCTTTAATGAAGAAACAGATGCTGCTCATATGCAG GATCTAGCTGCAGTTTCACTGGAACTTCCAGATCTTCTGAATTCACTCCATTTCTGCAGTCTAAGTGAAAATGAAATCATTTGTATGAAGGACACCAATAAGTCATCTGATGTAAGCAGTAGTCCTCTAAATCAG AGTCATCATTCGGGAATGCTTTGTGTCATGAGAGTGTCACCTACATTACCAGGACTCAGAATTGATTTTATCTTTAGTCTCCTAAGTAAATATGCTGCTGGCATAAGACACACCCTGGACATGCACTTGCATCAGAAGCACCATCTTGAAACCactgatgaagatgatgatgatacgAACCAATCTGTGTCTTCCATAGAGGATGACTTTGTTACTGCTTTTGAGCAgctagaggaggaagagaatgcaAAGCTATGTAATGATG aaataaatattgctACACTAAGGAGCCGGTGTGATGCTGCCTCTCAGACTACTTCAGGTCACCATTTAGAAAGCCATGATTTTAAAGTGCTGGTTAGTTACGGATCACCGAAGTCATTGGCTAAGCCCTCATCTTCAGTAAATGTTCTGGGACGCAAAGAAATGGCTTCTGTGAAAACATCGGTTACAACGTCGATTTCAGAGCCCTGGACCCAAAGGAGTCTCTACAGGTCACCCAGTGCCTCAGATAAAGGCAAGGACACACAAGAggcattctttccttcttctcctgtcCACTCCTCAGACTCTGAGTGCTCAAGCCCAAGTCCTGTGATTTTTTTGGATGAAGAGGGATATCAAAAAAGTTTGAAAGCAAAACTTGAGCTGCCCGAAATCCCTGTAACAAAAGATGATGTAGAGGATTCAGACTCAGAAGTGAGTGAATTTTTTGATAGCTTTGATCAGTTTGATGAACTAGAACAAACTTTGGACACTTACCTGTTCATGGAAGATCCTGTCATAGGGAAGTCATCACAGAAGACAGGGCACAAATATGAAAAATCTTGTATGAATCCTCAGAAATTCAAGTTTGAGTGCCCCGCTCTTCCAGCTAATGTTAGAAAGCCAACTCCTCGCAGGCCTGAGTCTCCATATGGTCACCTGTGCGATGCTCCAGACTCCCCTCGGCCAGTGATGGCAGCAGAGGACAGTGGCTTGTTCAGCCCGATCCGAACCTCTGCTTTTAGTCCTCCTGGAAGCTGTACTCCCGCTGAATGTTTCTGCCAAACAGATACTAGTGAAAATAGGAGTCATGAAAATTACTGCACTTATGAAGATTACGCGAATACTCTCTCATGTGAAGTACTAGGCTCAGTTCTTCATACTCAACATGCAAATACAATATCAGATCTTAATAGTATTAAAGGGGGAAGAAATAATACTGTAACTTTTAAGCATGGGGACTCTGATCAAAAAAGTAAATGCAGAAAATCTTCAGTGATTACAGATAGCGTTCAGAAGTTTGCAGCAGATCTTGTGGGGAAAAGTTTGGGCAGTGCGTTTAAAGACTTACAGAAAGGAGTTTCTTCATGTACCAATGCATTGTGCCACTTAGCTGTCAAATTGACATCGTCTGTATTTCAGATGGCGTTTAATGAACTTAGAAGGCAGTGTGCATTTTCACTAAAAGAACGAGCCATTGGTAGCCTGGCCAGTCTTTTGGTGAGTGAAGCCTTATCAAATGCCTTGAAAGACTTACAGTATGTGAAAAAGCAGATGTTTACAAACACAGTTGCTAGGTTTGCTGCGGACCTTGCTGAAGAGCTTGTTTTTGAAGGTATCATGGAAGTGTGCCAGTTTTCATGTCCTCAGACACCTGCATCTTCACAGTGCCAGTCATTTGACTTTGAAGACAAAGTCGTGAAGTCATATGCCAAAGATTTGTCTGAATCTGTAATACAAGAAGCATTCATAGAGCTGTCACAGACTGATGTGACCTTTACAACAAAGGCAGCAGTTAATGTTTCTATGGGTAATGTCAAATACGTGAGTGCAGAAAGTGTAGTGTCACCTACGCAGACCTTTACATTTTCCTCATCCTTTAGCAGTCAAGCAGTTATGATGACAAAACCAATGCAGGAACATAAGAAGGAGTACACAGTGCAGCAGGCTTTGTTTTGTACCTCAGGAATTGTTACTTCCATACCAGTGCCCTTGGCAGGTAGTGCCCTTCTTCCATATCATATGTCATCTACTTTGTATCAGTCCAAGTCTCTTTCATCTGAGCATAGTAAAGCAAATGGTGGTTCTTCCCAAGAGCACATTGCCATAGAAAGCGGTGCAGAGGAAGTGGATTGTCTCAGAAATACCTGTCTACCTTCAGAACTCAATCCATGCAACCAGAATGACTTCAGACCAACTAAAGGTGACAGTGACATGCAGAGTCCTTCAAAATTAATGAGTGACCCTGTGATTATTAGCAACTTTTCTGCAGCAATGGTCCATACAATAGTAAATGAAACCTTAGAATCCATGGCATCTTTCAAAGCTACAAACACTGTTGATACAATAAGGGGAAAAGCCTGTCCTCTTTCCCTTTGTGACCACGCAGCACCACAACAGAACAAAACTAGCAGGAAGGACATGTTTGCTGAGCAGTTATCCAGGACTATTATTAAACATTCCCTGGATAAAAGCAAGTCAGTGCTTCCAAATAGAGAGAAAAAGGCAGGTAGTAAGGAGCACATGCTTGCTCTTGGAGAAGGATCACAGTTGACCTTGGGGGAAACTCCCAGATTCCTTGACTTTTCAGATAACTCACCTCACCGTTCACTCTTGGTCGGAAACTATTGTGTTCCAGGATGTAAAGATTCTATGGGTTTTGGATTTTCTTTAGAGACACTGCCACCTTGTTCAATGATGACAGGTCAGAACTCTGACTCGAAGGAAGTTGTGAAGGACAAAGCAGTGACAAGGCACAATTTGAAGAATACTGCACTTGAGCCCTTGTCTTTTGTACAGGAAAGCTCTTTCCGCCACTCACAGACTTTATCATCTGCAGTGCTCACCTGTGTAGATAGTTTGCATGTGGAAGATAAGCAGAAAATCAGAGACAGAAATGTAATACCTGATACTCCCCCATCAACTCCTTTAGTACCATCTCAGACTAGTTCTGAATGGGACATCAAAAAATTAACCAAACAACTCAAGGGGGAGTTAGCCAAAGAATTTGCACCTGCGACACCACCTTCAACACCTCACAACTCATCTGTTGGTAGTTTATCTGAGAATGAACAAACTACTATAGAAAAGGAAGAGTTTATGTTGAAACTCATGCGCTCTCTTTCAGAAGAAGTTGAGAGCAGTGAAGGTGAAGAACACCCAGAAATGGATGTAAAGTCAGAGTACTCGGGGAAAAAAGTTCAGTTTGCAGAAGCATTCGCTACACACATCATTTCTCTTGCAACTGAAGTGGCAGCCTCCCACTTAGGTCATGAAATCCCTCAAGAATTCAAGATTCCAAGCCCTCACTTAAATGGGCTGAGTCAAAGAAATGTGCTGCCAGCTTTAAGTCATTCAGATGaaaacatacagacatgcacttTTGCAAGTGATATGGCAGCTGATGTCATTGCAGAAGCTGAGAAGATTGCAAACGCTAGAAGTTGTATGCTTTTCAGGCATGAGAGGAACATTTGTGACCGAGGTAAAGCAGAAGAGAAGCTGGATGTGGAGGATGTTGCATATCCAAGAGAAGTCGATTCATGTGTTCTTTCAGTACCAGGTTGCATGCCAGGTCTGACATATAAGTATCCCAGTTGTGAAAGTGTGACTGATGAATATGCAGGGCATGTTATTCAAGTGCTACAACAGGAAGGTGGCAATGGTGAGCTAATCATGGATCAGTATGCCAGTAGACTGGCCTACCGGTCTGTCAGGGCAGGAGTGCAAGAGGCAGCTAAGACAGTAAAAATGAAGTACAGTTCGAAACTATTCCCTCCGCACAGCTCTCATGGGAAAATAAACAAGGAACCATTGGTGTTCTCAAGTAAAGAACATCACCAAGCAGtagacagacaaagaaaaagaaatggtagcCATCTTTGCAAATACCAGATGTGTGAAAAGACACAGGATCCATGTAGAAATGAACTTTCTGAACTGTACAGTTTTTCAGCCTCTCTTGCTAGCAGTATAACAAGAGATGTAAAGAAACAGCTGACAGCACCTAAAGTTGACTTGCCAAAATCCTCAACAAATGGTTGTCTTTTTGAAAAATCTGAATGTGTTGACAGCAGTGAGAGTGTTACTGGACCAGAATTTTCAAAGTCTTGCCAACCTTTGCAGAACAATGGATTTTGCCAGAATACAGGCAGTTTAAGTGTATATAGTTGTGGAGAGAATGCTCAAGCTGTAGAACAGTATGCTAGAAAAGTAGTGGGTGACACTTTAGAGCAAAGTTTAGGACCTGCGGTTTTCCATAATTCAGAGACCACAACATCAGCAGACAGGATTACTTATGCAGAAAAGTTGTCACCACTTATAAATGAAGCTTGCAGATACTGTGACCTTAAGGAATTCCATGGTTGCACCAGGAATTCTGCTCAGCTCTTTCCAAAGCAGAGTCCATGTGCTAGTGCTAAGCCAAGTTCACATTCAAAACTTAGTAGCATCCGTCAGAAGTCAAGAATTTTTCATCTTGATGTACCTCAAATCCATGTTAATCTTGATAGAAGGGCAGTGCTTGCAGAGAAGATAGTTGCTGAAGCTattgagaaagcagagagagaattgAGCAACACGAGTTTGGCAGCTGACAGTGGAATCGGACAAGATGGCATTAGCTTTGCTGAGAGCCTTACCACAGAAATCATGACAACAGCTGTGACCAATGCCGGGCATGCTGTTAGCAG TTCAAAAGAATTAGAAGATCTTCAGTCAACTGAGTCATTTGGCAGCCAACAGATGAATCTCAGTGTTGGAGAGGACAGCACGGGCAGCTGGTCCAACTTAAGTTTTGAGGATGACCATCAAGATGAAAGCAGCAGTTTTCATCATCTCAGTGAAAG TAATGGTAACAGCAGTAGCTGGAGCAGTCTTGGTTTAGAAGGAGATTTGTATGAGGACAATTTATCCTTTCCAACATCAGACAG tgaTGGACCGGACGATGGAGATGATGAGCGGGAGGACGGTGAGGAAG
- the Akap11 gene encoding A-kinase anchor protein 11 isoform X3, whose protein sequence is MAAFQPLRSSHVKNKASVRKSFSEDVFQSVKSLLQSEKELCSVSGGESLTQDEHAQLTEVTFLGFNEETDAAHMQDLAAVSLELPDLLNSLHFCSLSENEIICMKDTNKSSDVSSSPLNQSHHSGMLCVMRVSPTLPGLRIDFIFSLLSKYAAGIRHTLDMHLHQKHHLETTDEDDDDTNQSVSSIEDDFVTAFEQLEEEENAKLCNDEINIATLRSRCDAASQTTSGHHLESHDFKVLVSYGSPKSLAKPSSSVNVLGRKEMASVKTSVTTSISEPWTQRSLYRSPSASDKGKDTQEAFFPSSPVHSSDSECSSPSPVIFLDEEGYQKSLKAKLELPEIPVTKDDVEDSDSEVSEFFDSFDQFDELEQTLDTYLFMEDPVIGKSSQKTGHKYEKSCMNPQKFKFECPALPANVRKPTPRRPESPYGHLCDAPDSPRPVMAAEDSGLFSPIRTSAFSPPGSCTPAECFCQTDTSENRSHENYCTYEDYANTLSCEVLGSVLHTQHANTISDLNSIKGGRNNTVTFKHGDSDQKSKCRKSSVITDSVQKFAADLVGKSLGSAFKDLQKGVSSCTNALCHLAVKLTSSVFQMAFNELRRQCAFSLKERAIGSLASLLVSEALSNALKDLQYVKKQMFTNTVARFAADLAEELVFEGIMEVCQFSCPQTPASSQCQSFDFEDKVVKSYAKDLSESVIQEAFIELSQTDVTFTTKAAVNVSMGNVKYVSAESVVSPTQTFTFSSSFSSQAVMMTKPMQEHKKEYTVQQALFCTSGIVTSIPVPLAGSALLPYHMSSTLYQSKSLSSEHSKANGGSSQEHIAIESGAEEVDCLRNTCLPSELNPCNQNDFRPTKGDSDMQSPSKLMSDPVIISNFSAAMVHTIVNETLESMASFKATNTVDTIRGKACPLSLCDHAAPQQNKTSRKDMFAEQLSRTIIKHSLDKSKSVLPNREKKAGSKEHMLALGEGSQLTLGETPRFLDFSDNSPHRSLLVGNYCVPGCKDSMGFGFSLETLPPCSMMTGQNSDSKEVVKDKAVTRHNLKNTALEPLSFVQESSFRHSQTLSSAVLTCVDSLHVEDKQKIRDRNVIPDTPPSTPLVPSQTSSEWDIKKLTKQLKGELAKEFAPATPPSTPHNSSVGSLSENEQTTIEKEEFMLKLMRSLSEEVESSEGEEHPEMDVKSEYSGKKVQFAEAFATHIISLATEVAASHLGHEIPQEFKIPSPHLNGLSQRNVLPALSHSDENIQTCTFASDMAADVIAEAEKIANARSCMLFRHERNICDRGKAEEKLDVEDVAYPREVDSCVLSVPGCMPGLTYKYPSCESVTDEYAGHVIQVLQQEGGNGELIMDQYASRLAYRSVRAGVQEAAKTVKMKYSSKLFPPHSSHGKINKEPLVFSSKEHHQAVDRQRKRNGSHLCKYQMCEKTQDPCRNELSELYSFSASLASSITRDVKKQLTAPKVDLPKSSTNGCLFEKSECVDSSESVTGPEFSKSCQPLQNNGFCQNTGSLSVYSCGENAQAVEQYARKVVGDTLEQSLGPAVFHNSETTTSADRITYAEKLSPLINEACRYCDLKEFHGCTRNSAQLFPKQSPCASAKPSSHSKLSSIRQKSRIFHLDVPQIHVNLDRRAVLAEKIVAEAIEKAERELSNTSLAADSGIGQDGISFAESLTTEIMTTAVTNAGHAVSSSKELEDLQSTESFGSQQMNLSVGEDSTGSWSNLSFEDDHQDESSSFHHLSESDGPDDGDDEREDGEEDLQQNGKSLLIMNIDMEPGAVDPQLRVVLQWLIASEAEVAELYFQDSAKKEFILLSKQLQEKGRKVGDVLQAVIKYYQVLERPSGEGRCKPLFDWLLENA, encoded by the exons ATGGCGGCTTTCCAGCCTCTCAGAAGTAGTCACGTGAAGAATAAAGCATCTGTCCGAAAA AGCTTCAGTGAAGATGTGTTTCAGTCTGTAAAGTCTTTATTACAGAGTGAGAAGGAGCTATGCAGTGTATCAGGAGGAGAGAGTTTAACCCAGGATGAGCACGCCCAGTTAACTGAG gtcACATTTCTGGGCTTTAATGAAGAAACAGATGCTGCTCATATGCAG GATCTAGCTGCAGTTTCACTGGAACTTCCAGATCTTCTGAATTCACTCCATTTCTGCAGTCTAAGTGAAAATGAAATCATTTGTATGAAGGACACCAATAAGTCATCTGATGTAAGCAGTAGTCCTCTAAATCAG AGTCATCATTCGGGAATGCTTTGTGTCATGAGAGTGTCACCTACATTACCAGGACTCAGAATTGATTTTATCTTTAGTCTCCTAAGTAAATATGCTGCTGGCATAAGACACACCCTGGACATGCACTTGCATCAGAAGCACCATCTTGAAACCactgatgaagatgatgatgatacgAACCAATCTGTGTCTTCCATAGAGGATGACTTTGTTACTGCTTTTGAGCAgctagaggaggaagagaatgcaAAGCTATGTAATGATG aaataaatattgctACACTAAGGAGCCGGTGTGATGCTGCCTCTCAGACTACTTCAGGTCACCATTTAGAAAGCCATGATTTTAAAGTGCTGGTTAGTTACGGATCACCGAAGTCATTGGCTAAGCCCTCATCTTCAGTAAATGTTCTGGGACGCAAAGAAATGGCTTCTGTGAAAACATCGGTTACAACGTCGATTTCAGAGCCCTGGACCCAAAGGAGTCTCTACAGGTCACCCAGTGCCTCAGATAAAGGCAAGGACACACAAGAggcattctttccttcttctcctgtcCACTCCTCAGACTCTGAGTGCTCAAGCCCAAGTCCTGTGATTTTTTTGGATGAAGAGGGATATCAAAAAAGTTTGAAAGCAAAACTTGAGCTGCCCGAAATCCCTGTAACAAAAGATGATGTAGAGGATTCAGACTCAGAAGTGAGTGAATTTTTTGATAGCTTTGATCAGTTTGATGAACTAGAACAAACTTTGGACACTTACCTGTTCATGGAAGATCCTGTCATAGGGAAGTCATCACAGAAGACAGGGCACAAATATGAAAAATCTTGTATGAATCCTCAGAAATTCAAGTTTGAGTGCCCCGCTCTTCCAGCTAATGTTAGAAAGCCAACTCCTCGCAGGCCTGAGTCTCCATATGGTCACCTGTGCGATGCTCCAGACTCCCCTCGGCCAGTGATGGCAGCAGAGGACAGTGGCTTGTTCAGCCCGATCCGAACCTCTGCTTTTAGTCCTCCTGGAAGCTGTACTCCCGCTGAATGTTTCTGCCAAACAGATACTAGTGAAAATAGGAGTCATGAAAATTACTGCACTTATGAAGATTACGCGAATACTCTCTCATGTGAAGTACTAGGCTCAGTTCTTCATACTCAACATGCAAATACAATATCAGATCTTAATAGTATTAAAGGGGGAAGAAATAATACTGTAACTTTTAAGCATGGGGACTCTGATCAAAAAAGTAAATGCAGAAAATCTTCAGTGATTACAGATAGCGTTCAGAAGTTTGCAGCAGATCTTGTGGGGAAAAGTTTGGGCAGTGCGTTTAAAGACTTACAGAAAGGAGTTTCTTCATGTACCAATGCATTGTGCCACTTAGCTGTCAAATTGACATCGTCTGTATTTCAGATGGCGTTTAATGAACTTAGAAGGCAGTGTGCATTTTCACTAAAAGAACGAGCCATTGGTAGCCTGGCCAGTCTTTTGGTGAGTGAAGCCTTATCAAATGCCTTGAAAGACTTACAGTATGTGAAAAAGCAGATGTTTACAAACACAGTTGCTAGGTTTGCTGCGGACCTTGCTGAAGAGCTTGTTTTTGAAGGTATCATGGAAGTGTGCCAGTTTTCATGTCCTCAGACACCTGCATCTTCACAGTGCCAGTCATTTGACTTTGAAGACAAAGTCGTGAAGTCATATGCCAAAGATTTGTCTGAATCTGTAATACAAGAAGCATTCATAGAGCTGTCACAGACTGATGTGACCTTTACAACAAAGGCAGCAGTTAATGTTTCTATGGGTAATGTCAAATACGTGAGTGCAGAAAGTGTAGTGTCACCTACGCAGACCTTTACATTTTCCTCATCCTTTAGCAGTCAAGCAGTTATGATGACAAAACCAATGCAGGAACATAAGAAGGAGTACACAGTGCAGCAGGCTTTGTTTTGTACCTCAGGAATTGTTACTTCCATACCAGTGCCCTTGGCAGGTAGTGCCCTTCTTCCATATCATATGTCATCTACTTTGTATCAGTCCAAGTCTCTTTCATCTGAGCATAGTAAAGCAAATGGTGGTTCTTCCCAAGAGCACATTGCCATAGAAAGCGGTGCAGAGGAAGTGGATTGTCTCAGAAATACCTGTCTACCTTCAGAACTCAATCCATGCAACCAGAATGACTTCAGACCAACTAAAGGTGACAGTGACATGCAGAGTCCTTCAAAATTAATGAGTGACCCTGTGATTATTAGCAACTTTTCTGCAGCAATGGTCCATACAATAGTAAATGAAACCTTAGAATCCATGGCATCTTTCAAAGCTACAAACACTGTTGATACAATAAGGGGAAAAGCCTGTCCTCTTTCCCTTTGTGACCACGCAGCACCACAACAGAACAAAACTAGCAGGAAGGACATGTTTGCTGAGCAGTTATCCAGGACTATTATTAAACATTCCCTGGATAAAAGCAAGTCAGTGCTTCCAAATAGAGAGAAAAAGGCAGGTAGTAAGGAGCACATGCTTGCTCTTGGAGAAGGATCACAGTTGACCTTGGGGGAAACTCCCAGATTCCTTGACTTTTCAGATAACTCACCTCACCGTTCACTCTTGGTCGGAAACTATTGTGTTCCAGGATGTAAAGATTCTATGGGTTTTGGATTTTCTTTAGAGACACTGCCACCTTGTTCAATGATGACAGGTCAGAACTCTGACTCGAAGGAAGTTGTGAAGGACAAAGCAGTGACAAGGCACAATTTGAAGAATACTGCACTTGAGCCCTTGTCTTTTGTACAGGAAAGCTCTTTCCGCCACTCACAGACTTTATCATCTGCAGTGCTCACCTGTGTAGATAGTTTGCATGTGGAAGATAAGCAGAAAATCAGAGACAGAAATGTAATACCTGATACTCCCCCATCAACTCCTTTAGTACCATCTCAGACTAGTTCTGAATGGGACATCAAAAAATTAACCAAACAACTCAAGGGGGAGTTAGCCAAAGAATTTGCACCTGCGACACCACCTTCAACACCTCACAACTCATCTGTTGGTAGTTTATCTGAGAATGAACAAACTACTATAGAAAAGGAAGAGTTTATGTTGAAACTCATGCGCTCTCTTTCAGAAGAAGTTGAGAGCAGTGAAGGTGAAGAACACCCAGAAATGGATGTAAAGTCAGAGTACTCGGGGAAAAAAGTTCAGTTTGCAGAAGCATTCGCTACACACATCATTTCTCTTGCAACTGAAGTGGCAGCCTCCCACTTAGGTCATGAAATCCCTCAAGAATTCAAGATTCCAAGCCCTCACTTAAATGGGCTGAGTCAAAGAAATGTGCTGCCAGCTTTAAGTCATTCAGATGaaaacatacagacatgcacttTTGCAAGTGATATGGCAGCTGATGTCATTGCAGAAGCTGAGAAGATTGCAAACGCTAGAAGTTGTATGCTTTTCAGGCATGAGAGGAACATTTGTGACCGAGGTAAAGCAGAAGAGAAGCTGGATGTGGAGGATGTTGCATATCCAAGAGAAGTCGATTCATGTGTTCTTTCAGTACCAGGTTGCATGCCAGGTCTGACATATAAGTATCCCAGTTGTGAAAGTGTGACTGATGAATATGCAGGGCATGTTATTCAAGTGCTACAACAGGAAGGTGGCAATGGTGAGCTAATCATGGATCAGTATGCCAGTAGACTGGCCTACCGGTCTGTCAGGGCAGGAGTGCAAGAGGCAGCTAAGACAGTAAAAATGAAGTACAGTTCGAAACTATTCCCTCCGCACAGCTCTCATGGGAAAATAAACAAGGAACCATTGGTGTTCTCAAGTAAAGAACATCACCAAGCAGtagacagacaaagaaaaagaaatggtagcCATCTTTGCAAATACCAGATGTGTGAAAAGACACAGGATCCATGTAGAAATGAACTTTCTGAACTGTACAGTTTTTCAGCCTCTCTTGCTAGCAGTATAACAAGAGATGTAAAGAAACAGCTGACAGCACCTAAAGTTGACTTGCCAAAATCCTCAACAAATGGTTGTCTTTTTGAAAAATCTGAATGTGTTGACAGCAGTGAGAGTGTTACTGGACCAGAATTTTCAAAGTCTTGCCAACCTTTGCAGAACAATGGATTTTGCCAGAATACAGGCAGTTTAAGTGTATATAGTTGTGGAGAGAATGCTCAAGCTGTAGAACAGTATGCTAGAAAAGTAGTGGGTGACACTTTAGAGCAAAGTTTAGGACCTGCGGTTTTCCATAATTCAGAGACCACAACATCAGCAGACAGGATTACTTATGCAGAAAAGTTGTCACCACTTATAAATGAAGCTTGCAGATACTGTGACCTTAAGGAATTCCATGGTTGCACCAGGAATTCTGCTCAGCTCTTTCCAAAGCAGAGTCCATGTGCTAGTGCTAAGCCAAGTTCACATTCAAAACTTAGTAGCATCCGTCAGAAGTCAAGAATTTTTCATCTTGATGTACCTCAAATCCATGTTAATCTTGATAGAAGGGCAGTGCTTGCAGAGAAGATAGTTGCTGAAGCTattgagaaagcagagagagaattgAGCAACACGAGTTTGGCAGCTGACAGTGGAATCGGACAAGATGGCATTAGCTTTGCTGAGAGCCTTACCACAGAAATCATGACAACAGCTGTGACCAATGCCGGGCATGCTGTTAGCAG TTCAAAAGAATTAGAAGATCTTCAGTCAACTGAGTCATTTGGCAGCCAACAGATGAATCTCAGTGTTGGAGAGGACAGCACGGGCAGCTGGTCCAACTTAAGTTTTGAGGATGACCATCAAGATGAAAGCAGCAGTTTTCATCATCTCAGTGAAAG tgaTGGACCGGACGATGGAGATGATGAGCGGGAGGACGGTGAGGAAG